Proteins found in one Streptococcus iniae genomic segment:
- the rsmD gene encoding 16S rRNA (guanine(966)-N(2))-methyltransferase RsmD has product MRIVSGEFGGRPLKTLPGKTTRPTSDKVRGAMFNMIGPYFQGGRVLDLFAGSGGLAIEAVSRGISEAVLVERDRSAQAIIQENIKMTKSENQFKLLKMEANKAIGQLSHPFDLIFLDPPYAKEEIVATIEALDQKGLFTDDIMVVCETDKQVQLPEEIASVGIWKEKVYGISKVTVYVK; this is encoded by the coding sequence ATGAGAATTGTATCAGGTGAATTTGGTGGTCGTCCTCTTAAGACATTACCAGGAAAGACAACTCGCCCAACCTCTGACAAGGTTCGTGGTGCTATGTTTAATATGATTGGTCCTTATTTTCAAGGAGGACGTGTTTTAGATCTTTTTGCAGGGTCTGGTGGTTTAGCTATTGAAGCTGTTTCCCGGGGCATATCAGAGGCTGTTCTTGTTGAACGTGATCGGTCTGCGCAAGCTATTATCCAAGAAAATATCAAGATGACCAAGTCTGAAAACCAGTTTAAGTTATTAAAGATGGAGGCCAACAAGGCTATTGGTCAGTTGAGTCACCCCTTTGATTTGATTTTTCTGGACCCTCCATATGCTAAGGAAGAAATTGTTGCTACGATTGAGGCTTTGGATCAAAAAGGGCTTTTTACAGATGACATTATGGTAGTTTGTGAAACAGATAAGCAGGTTCAGCTGCCGGAAGAAATTGCTTCAGTTGGAATCTGGAAAGAAAAAGTTTATGGAATTAGTAAGGTAACGGTTTATGTCAAATAA
- the asnA gene encoding aspartate--ammonia ligase yields the protein MKKSFIHQQEEISFVKNTFTQYLIAKLDVVEVQGPILSRVGDGMQDNLSGIENPVSVNVLKIPNATFEVVHSLAKWKRHTLARFGFNEGEGLVVNMKALRPDEDSLDQTHSVYVDQWDWEKVIPDGQRTLAYLKETVETIYKVIRLTELAVEARYDIEAVLPKKITFIHTEELVARYPDLTPKERENAITKEFGAVFLIGIGGVLADGKPHDGRAPDYDDWTTESENGYHGLNGDILVWNAQLQSAFELSSMGIRVDQEALRRQVAITGDGDRLEYDWHKSLLNGLFPLSIGGGIGQSRMAMFLLQKKHIGEVQTSVWPQEVRDQFEHIL from the coding sequence ATGAAGAAAAGTTTTATTCATCAACAAGAGGAGATTTCCTTTGTTAAAAATACATTTACACAGTATTTAATTGCTAAGCTAGATGTTGTTGAAGTGCAAGGACCCATTTTAAGTCGGGTCGGGGATGGTATGCAGGATAATTTGTCCGGTATTGAAAACCCTGTATCTGTTAATGTTCTTAAAATTCCAAATGCAACCTTTGAAGTTGTCCATTCTTTGGCTAAATGGAAGCGTCACACTTTGGCACGTTTTGGTTTTAATGAAGGTGAAGGTCTTGTTGTTAATATGAAAGCCCTCCGTCCAGACGAGGATTCATTAGACCAAACCCACTCGGTTTATGTCGACCAGTGGGACTGGGAGAAGGTCATCCCTGATGGGCAACGCACCTTAGCTTATTTAAAAGAAACCGTTGAAACCATCTATAAAGTTATTCGTTTGACCGAACTGGCTGTTGAAGCCCGCTATGATATCGAAGCAGTTCTTCCTAAGAAAATTACCTTTATTCACACAGAAGAGTTAGTTGCAAGATACCCTGATTTGACTCCTAAAGAACGTGAAAATGCGATTACTAAGGAGTTTGGAGCAGTTTTCTTAATTGGTATTGGTGGCGTGCTTGCTGATGGTAAGCCGCATGATGGTCGTGCCCCTGACTATGATGACTGGACAACAGAATCAGAAAATGGCTACCATGGGCTTAATGGCGATATTTTGGTTTGGAATGCTCAACTTCAGTCAGCTTTTGAATTGTCATCAATGGGAATTCGTGTTGATCAAGAAGCCCTACGTCGTCAGGTTGCTATTACAGGTGATGGTGATCGTTTAGAATACGATTGGCATAAATCACTCTTAAATGGCCTTTTCCCACTATCGATTGGTGGAGGGATTGGTCAATCTCGTATGGCGATGTTCCTACTTCAGAAAAAGCACATCGGAGAAGTTCAAACGTCTGTTTGGCCACAAGAAGTACGTGATCAATTTGAGCATATTTTGTAA
- the rbsD gene encoding D-ribose pyranase: MKKNGILNSDLAKVVDDLGHTDCVCIGDLGLPVPTGVKKIDLALRHGQPTFQDVLDVYLENVLVEKVVLAEEIKTENPDQLQAILDKLDRSVQVDYLSHEEFKNLNSQVKAVIRTGEDTPYSNIILQSGVIL, encoded by the coding sequence ATGAAGAAAAATGGAATCTTAAATAGTGACTTAGCAAAAGTTGTAGATGATTTAGGACATACGGATTGTGTTTGTATTGGTGATTTAGGCTTACCTGTTCCCACAGGTGTTAAGAAAATTGATTTGGCCTTACGCCATGGTCAGCCGACTTTCCAGGATGTACTGGATGTTTATTTGGAAAATGTTTTGGTTGAAAAAGTAGTCCTTGCAGAAGAAATTAAGACAGAGAACCCAGATCAATTGCAAGCTATCTTGGATAAATTGGATCGTTCGGTTCAAGTTGACTATCTGTCACATGAAGAATTCAAGAATCTTAACAGTCAAGTTAAGGCTGTCATAAGAACCGGCGAAGATACCCCGTATTCAAATATTATCTTACAATCTGGCGTAATACTTTAG
- a CDS encoding ABC transporter permease subunit, giving the protein MKKVMKYMSELTTLIALLGLMIVMTAINPNFLTTNNLMNLLLQVTANGFIAFGMTFVILTGGIDLSVGSILALSSALTAGLIGSGVPVGMAIVIAIILGGIFGMLNGLLISYGKLAPFIVTLATMTIFRGATLVYSNGNPITAGLSDSFLFQFLGQGYLFGIPFPVVLMFLTFLILYVLLHKTAFGKSVYALGGNEKAAYISGIKLNKVKIIIYTISGMMASISGLIITSRLSSAQPTAGASYEMDAIAAVVLGGTSLSGGKGRILGTLIGTLIIGVLNNGLNIIGVSAFWQQVVKGIVILIAVLLDRFKVAKP; this is encoded by the coding sequence GTGAAAAAAGTCATGAAATATATGTCAGAGCTAACCACTCTGATAGCTTTATTGGGATTGATGATTGTAATGACTGCAATTAATCCTAACTTTTTAACAACAAATAACTTGATGAATCTATTGTTACAAGTGACTGCAAATGGCTTCATTGCTTTTGGGATGACCTTTGTTATCTTAACAGGGGGTATTGACCTTTCTGTTGGTTCAATTTTAGCACTCTCAAGTGCCTTAACGGCAGGTCTTATTGGCAGTGGTGTTCCAGTTGGTATGGCTATTGTGATTGCTATTATATTAGGGGGCATTTTTGGTATGTTAAATGGCCTTCTTATTTCCTACGGGAAATTAGCCCCATTTATCGTCACCTTAGCAACCATGACGATTTTTAGAGGAGCAACTTTAGTTTATTCCAATGGAAATCCTATCACAGCAGGACTTTCAGATAGCTTCCTCTTTCAATTTTTAGGGCAGGGCTACCTTTTTGGAATCCCATTTCCAGTAGTCCTCATGTTTCTTACTTTTCTTATTTTGTATGTTCTATTACATAAAACAGCCTTTGGGAAATCTGTCTATGCTCTAGGAGGGAATGAAAAAGCAGCATATATCTCAGGGATTAAGTTAAACAAGGTTAAAATCATCATCTATACAATCTCTGGTATGATGGCTTCTATTTCTGGCTTGATTATTACATCACGCTTGAGTTCAGCGCAACCAACTGCTGGAGCAAGTTATGAAATGGATGCTATTGCGGCGGTTGTTTTAGGTGGAACGTCACTTTCTGGTGGTAAAGGTCGTATCCTTGGGACTTTGATTGGGACACTTATTATTGGTGTGCTAAATAATGGTTTAAATATCATTGGGGTGTCAGCCTTCTGGCAACAGGTCGTTAAAGGTATTGTCATTTTAATTGCTGTTTTACTTGACCGTTTTAAAGTAGCGAAGCCATAA
- a CDS encoding sugar ABC transporter ATP-binding protein, with amino-acid sequence MKIDMKGISKSFGSNKVLEKIDLVIESGQVHALMGENGAGKSTLMNILTGLFPASAGSILIDGKEMTFSNPQEAEEFGISFIHQEMNTWSEMTVLENLFLGREIKTKFGLLDQKQMKAKAQEAFNRLHVSIPLDRPIGSLSVGQQQMIEIAKSLLTKVSLLIMDEPTAALTDRETENLFRVIQSLKNDGVGIVYISHRMEEIFKITDLVTVMRDGIVVDTKKTKETSPQELVKKMVGREIEDYYPEKTAKIGEVAFEVSHLSGKHFEDVSFKVRQGEILGFSGLMGAGRTEVMRAIFGLDTKRSGSIKIADQEVTITNPVQAIQHGIGFLTEDRKEEGLILDFSIKDNMTLPSTKDFVKNGLFDDKTSTSFVQQLIDRLRIKTGTPKMPVGNLSGGNQQKVVLAKWIGIAPKVLILDEPTRGVDVGAKREIYQLMNELAQRGVPIIMVSSDLPEILGVSDRIIVMHEGKIAGERHRDDADQEKIMQLATGGK; translated from the coding sequence ATGAAAATTGACATGAAAGGCATTTCTAAATCTTTTGGTAGTAATAAAGTCTTAGAAAAAATTGATTTAGTGATTGAATCTGGTCAGGTTCATGCCTTAATGGGTGAAAATGGTGCTGGGAAATCAACCTTGATGAATATTCTGACAGGACTTTTTCCAGCAAGTGCAGGAAGTATTTTAATTGATGGAAAAGAAATGACCTTTTCTAATCCTCAAGAGGCCGAAGAGTTTGGGATTAGTTTTATCCATCAAGAAATGAATACTTGGTCTGAGATGACTGTATTAGAAAATCTCTTTTTAGGGCGTGAAATTAAAACAAAATTTGGTTTACTGGACCAAAAACAAATGAAAGCTAAAGCACAAGAAGCATTTAATAGGTTACATGTTTCTATCCCGCTTGACCGCCCAATTGGTAGTCTATCTGTTGGTCAGCAACAAATGATTGAAATTGCCAAGAGCTTGCTAACCAAGGTTTCTTTATTAATCATGGATGAACCAACAGCTGCACTGACAGATCGTGAAACTGAAAATCTGTTTCGAGTGATTCAATCCTTGAAAAATGACGGAGTGGGTATTGTTTATATTTCTCACCGAATGGAAGAAATTTTCAAAATCACAGATTTGGTAACAGTCATGCGTGATGGTATTGTTGTTGACACTAAAAAAACCAAAGAAACCAGTCCGCAGGAATTGGTGAAAAAAATGGTGGGCCGTGAAATTGAGGATTATTATCCTGAAAAAACCGCTAAAATTGGAGAGGTAGCCTTTGAAGTATCACATCTATCTGGTAAGCATTTTGAAGATGTGTCATTCAAAGTGCGTCAAGGTGAAATTCTAGGTTTTTCTGGTCTCATGGGGGCAGGGCGTACCGAAGTGATGCGTGCTATCTTTGGTCTTGATACCAAAAGGTCTGGAAGCATTAAAATTGCTGATCAGGAAGTTACCATTACTAATCCGGTACAAGCTATTCAACATGGGATTGGATTTCTAACAGAGGATCGTAAAGAAGAAGGGCTAATTCTTGATTTTTCCATTAAAGACAATATGACATTGCCTAGTACAAAAGATTTTGTCAAAAATGGACTTTTTGACGATAAAACAAGTACCAGTTTTGTTCAACAACTGATTGATCGTCTAAGAATAAAAACAGGAACTCCTAAGATGCCAGTTGGTAATTTATCAGGAGGTAACCAACAAAAAGTTGTTCTCGCAAAATGGATTGGTATAGCACCAAAGGTGCTGATTCTTGACGAACCAACTCGAGGCGTTGATGTGGGTGCCAAGCGTGAAATTTATCAATTGATGAACGAGCTAGCACAAAGAGGTGTTCCAATCATCATGGTTTCATCTGATTTACCAGAAATTCTTGGTGTTAGTGACAGGATTATTGTCATGCATGAGGGTAAAATCGCAGGTGAACGACACCGAGACGACGCTGATCAAGAAAAAATAATGCAACTGGCTACAGGAGGTAAATAA
- a CDS encoding substrate-binding domain-containing protein, translating to MKFGKKLGFLALFMSMVLVLGACGKTGLDNASNASKEVTKKAAKDLKLGVSISTTNNPYFVAMKDGLDKYAGEKKVSMKVADAQDDAARQADDIQNFISQNVDAILINPVDSKAVVTSIKAANKANIPVVLIDRGSEGGDVLTTVASDNVEAGKMAAEFVVEKLGDKAKAFELSGVPGASATVDRGKGFNKIAKEKLTVLSSQSANFDRAKALNTAQNMIQANKDVQVIFAQNDEMALGAAQAVKSAGLKDIIIIGIDGQPDAHDAIKNGDITATIAQQPAKMGEIAIQAAIDHYQGKKVEKSTVAPIFLVTKENVDQYNW from the coding sequence ATGAAATTTGGTAAAAAATTAGGCTTTCTTGCTTTGTTCATGTCAATGGTTCTTGTTTTGGGTGCTTGCGGCAAAACAGGTTTAGATAATGCGTCAAATGCTTCGAAAGAAGTCACTAAAAAAGCTGCAAAAGATCTCAAATTAGGGGTTTCGATCTCAACAACAAATAACCCATATTTTGTTGCTATGAAAGATGGGTTAGATAAATATGCTGGTGAAAAGAAAGTGAGCATGAAAGTTGCTGATGCTCAAGATGATGCTGCTCGCCAAGCAGATGATATTCAAAACTTTATCAGCCAAAATGTCGATGCTATTTTGATCAATCCAGTTGACTCAAAAGCCGTTGTCACATCCATTAAAGCAGCCAATAAAGCAAATATTCCAGTTGTTCTTATTGACCGTGGAAGTGAGGGCGGAGACGTTTTAACAACAGTTGCTTCTGATAACGTTGAAGCAGGTAAAATGGCTGCAGAATTTGTTGTTGAAAAATTAGGGGATAAAGCTAAAGCTTTTGAACTTTCAGGGGTACCTGGAGCTTCTGCAACAGTGGACCGTGGGAAAGGCTTTAATAAAATCGCAAAAGAAAAATTAACTGTTTTATCAAGCCAATCAGCAAACTTTGACCGTGCGAAAGCTCTTAACACAGCTCAAAACATGATTCAAGCAAACAAAGATGTTCAAGTTATTTTTGCACAAAATGATGAAATGGCGCTCGGAGCAGCACAAGCTGTGAAATCTGCAGGACTAAAAGACATTATTATCATCGGTATTGATGGCCAGCCAGATGCACATGATGCTATAAAAAATGGTGATATTACAGCAACAATTGCTCAACAACCTGCTAAAATGGGAGAAATTGCTATCCAAGCAGCAATTGACCATTACCAAGGGAAAAAAGTTGAAAAATCAACAGTGGCACCGATTTTCCTTGTGACAAAAGAAAATGTTGATCAGTATAACTGGTAA
- the arcC gene encoding carbamate kinase produces MTKQKIVVALGGNAILSKDASAKAQQEALISTSKSLVKLIKEGNEVIVTHGNGPQVGNLLLQQAAADSEKNPAMPLDTCVAMTEGSIGFWLVNALDNELQEQGIEKEVAAVVTQVIVDKNDAAFSNPTKPIGPFLTEEEAKKQMAETGANFKEDAGRGWRKVVPSPKPVGIKEANVIRSLVDSGVVVVSAGGGGVPVVEDPTTKMLKGVEAVIDKDFASQTLSELVDADLFIVLTGVDNVFVNYNQPNQEKLETVTVSQMKQYITENQFAPGSMLPKVEAAIAFVENKPTSKAIITSLENIDHVLSEGAGTQIISD; encoded by the coding sequence ATGACAAAACAAAAAATTGTTGTGGCCTTAGGAGGAAATGCTATTCTTTCAAAAGATGCCTCAGCTAAAGCACAACAAGAAGCATTAATTTCAACATCAAAATCACTTGTAAAATTGATTAAAGAAGGAAATGAAGTGATTGTAACACATGGTAATGGTCCACAAGTTGGTAACTTACTTTTACAACAAGCAGCAGCTGATTCAGAAAAAAATCCAGCTATGCCACTTGATACCTGTGTAGCAATGACAGAAGGAAGTATCGGCTTTTGGTTGGTCAATGCCCTTGATAATGAATTGCAAGAACAAGGCATTGAAAAAGAAGTTGCAGCTGTAGTAACACAAGTTATTGTTGATAAAAATGATGCTGCATTTTCAAACCCAACAAAACCAATTGGCCCATTCCTAACTGAAGAAGAGGCTAAAAAACAAATGGCAGAAACGGGAGCAAATTTCAAAGAGGATGCTGGCCGTGGTTGGCGCAAAGTTGTTCCTTCTCCAAAACCTGTTGGAATCAAAGAAGCTAATGTTATCAGAAGTTTAGTTGATTCAGGTGTCGTTGTTGTTAGTGCAGGAGGAGGCGGTGTTCCAGTTGTTGAAGACCCAACTACTAAAATGCTCAAGGGTGTTGAAGCAGTTATTGACAAAGATTTTGCGAGCCAAACCTTGTCAGAATTAGTTGATGCTGATTTGTTTATTGTCTTAACAGGTGTGGATAATGTTTTTGTTAACTATAATCAGCCTAACCAAGAAAAATTAGAAACAGTGACTGTTTCTCAAATGAAACAATACATTACAGAAAATCAATTTGCACCTGGAAGCATGCTACCTAAAGTAGAAGCAGCTATTGCTTTTGTTGAGAACAAACCAACTTCTAAAGCAATTATTACCTCTCTTGAAAACATTGATCATGTTCTTTCAGAAGGAGCAGGAACACAAATTATTAGTGATTAA
- the coaD gene encoding pantetheine-phosphate adenylyltransferase has product MSNKIGLYSGSFDPVTNGHMDIIERASRLFEHLYIGVFYNPDKKGFFDLETRVRVLKEALASYENVSVVSAQDKLAVALAKELSVTHMVRGLRNPTDFEYEANLEYFNHRLDVSIDTVYLIARNHMQPISSSRVKELLHFNSSIEGLVPRAVIKELESQHESY; this is encoded by the coding sequence ATGTCAAATAAAATTGGGCTTTATTCTGGCTCTTTTGACCCTGTAACTAATGGGCATATGGATATCATTGAGCGGGCCAGTCGCCTCTTTGAACACCTTTACATTGGGGTTTTTTACAATCCTGATAAAAAAGGGTTCTTTGATTTGGAGACCCGTGTACGAGTGTTGAAAGAAGCATTAGCCTCTTATGAGAATGTAAGTGTTGTATCTGCTCAAGATAAATTGGCAGTTGCTCTTGCTAAGGAATTGTCAGTAACCCATATGGTAAGAGGACTTCGTAATCCAACAGACTTTGAGTATGAAGCTAATTTAGAATATTTTAACCATCGTTTGGATGTTTCCATTGATACTGTTTATCTCATCGCTAGAAATCACATGCAACCCATTAGTTCAAGCCGCGTCAAAGAACTCTTGCATTTTAACTCATCAATAGAGGGCTTAGTTCCTCGAGCTGTTATTAAGGAATTGGAGTCTCAACATGAAAGTTATTAA
- the rbsK gene encoding ribokinase, translated as MSNIVVVGSISMDLVMETSRIALEGETVFGDAFSMVPGGKGANQAVALGRLSHGDDCVSMIGTVGNDSFGPILVDNLKKNAVNVDCVGTVPESSGIAQITLFNQDNRIIVFPGANALVDTGGWTKEWEIIKTCDLVILQNEIPHEVNLQIASYCHDHKIRVLYNPAPARSSDLEMIDYVTYFTPNEGECKELFPDKTIEEALKSFPNKLIVTLGSKGSTYYDGKQIQMIPAIKTQAVDTTGAGDTFNGAFGFALSNDLAIADALRFATLASHLSVQKFGAQGGMPTLDEMKGHEAYEEKWNLK; from the coding sequence ATGAGTAATATTGTTGTTGTTGGAAGTATTTCCATGGATTTAGTCATGGAAACTAGTCGTATTGCCCTTGAGGGGGAGACCGTTTTTGGGGATGCCTTCTCAATGGTGCCAGGCGGAAAAGGGGCTAATCAAGCTGTAGCTCTTGGACGTTTAAGTCATGGAGATGACTGTGTTAGTATGATAGGTACAGTTGGAAATGATTCTTTTGGTCCAATTCTAGTAGACAATCTTAAAAAGAATGCAGTTAATGTGGATTGTGTGGGAACGGTACCAGAATCATCTGGAATTGCACAAATTACTCTCTTTAATCAAGATAATCGCATCATTGTTTTTCCAGGGGCAAATGCCTTGGTTGACACTGGCGGCTGGACTAAGGAATGGGAAATCATCAAGACCTGTGATTTAGTGATTTTACAAAATGAAATTCCACATGAAGTCAATTTACAAATTGCATCTTATTGCCATGACCATAAGATTAGAGTGCTTTATAATCCGGCACCAGCACGATCAAGTGATCTTGAGATGATTGATTATGTTACTTACTTCACTCCAAATGAAGGTGAGTGTAAGGAACTCTTCCCTGATAAGACTATAGAAGAGGCCTTGAAAAGCTTCCCAAATAAGTTAATTGTTACACTTGGAAGTAAGGGCTCTACTTATTATGATGGCAAGCAAATTCAAATGATTCCAGCCATTAAAACACAGGCCGTTGATACAACAGGAGCCGGAGATACATTTAACGGAGCTTTTGGCTTTGCGCTTTCAAATGATTTGGCAATTGCTGACGCTTTAAGATTTGCAACCTTAGCATCACATTTATCGGTTCAGAAATTTGGAGCGCAAGGTGGTATGCCAACGTTAGATGAGATGAAAGGACATGAAGCATATGAAGAAAAATGGAATCTTAAATAG
- a CDS encoding dipeptidase yields MKTYITKQHQEACVQAIKKIVSFPSVLNEGENGTPFGQAIQDVLEETLKMCQDIGFTTYIDPEGYYGYAEYGEQKEVLAILCHLDVVPEGDTNLWNSAPFDCIERDGKLYGRGTQDDKGPSMMALYAVKALMDAGVAFNKRIRFIFGTDEETLWRCMNRYNAIEEQATYGFAPDSSFPLIYAEKGLLQAKLVGHGSEDLQLEVGNAYNVVPARASYKGEDIEDVKKALDHLGFEYVFKDSEVTVYGLAQHAKDAPHGINALIRLAKALVSIHSNPTLSFLADCVDEDGKGLNIFGPVEDEPSGSLSFNAAGLTLNKELTEIRLDIRIPVLADKEKLVQDLTAKAKAYGLCYEEFDYLAPLYVPLDSELVTTLLEVYREKTGDQSPAVSSGGATFARTMPNCVAFGAMFPDSIQTEHQENENIVLKDAYRAMEIYAEAIYRLTR; encoded by the coding sequence ATGAAAACATATATTACAAAACAACATCAAGAGGCTTGTGTTCAAGCGATTAAAAAAATTGTTTCTTTTCCTTCTGTTCTAAATGAAGGTGAGAATGGCACACCGTTTGGACAAGCTATTCAGGATGTTCTTGAAGAAACCTTAAAAATGTGTCAAGACATAGGTTTTACAACCTACATTGACCCGGAAGGTTATTATGGCTATGCGGAGTATGGCGAACAAAAAGAGGTTTTAGCTATTCTTTGTCACTTGGATGTGGTTCCAGAAGGTGACACGAATCTTTGGAATTCAGCCCCCTTTGATTGTATTGAGAGAGATGGCAAACTTTATGGTCGTGGTACACAAGATGATAAAGGACCATCAATGATGGCGCTCTATGCAGTGAAAGCTTTAATGGATGCAGGAGTTGCCTTTAACAAGCGTATTCGATTTATCTTTGGTACTGACGAAGAAACACTTTGGCGCTGTATGAACCGCTACAATGCTATTGAAGAACAAGCGACGTATGGTTTTGCACCTGATTCTAGTTTCCCTTTGATTTATGCTGAAAAAGGCTTGTTACAAGCCAAACTTGTTGGACACGGCTCAGAGGACTTGCAGTTGGAAGTTGGTAATGCTTATAATGTGGTACCAGCAAGAGCTTCTTACAAGGGAGAAGATATTGAGGATGTAAAAAAAGCCTTAGATCACTTAGGGTTTGAATATGTTTTCAAGGATAGTGAAGTAACAGTTTATGGTTTGGCACAACATGCAAAAGATGCCCCACATGGCATTAATGCTTTAATTCGTTTAGCTAAAGCATTAGTGAGCATTCACTCAAATCCTACCTTAAGCTTTTTAGCTGATTGTGTTGATGAAGATGGTAAAGGGCTTAATATCTTTGGACCTGTTGAAGATGAACCGTCAGGCAGTCTAAGTTTCAATGCTGCAGGACTAACACTGAATAAAGAGCTAACAGAAATTCGCTTGGATATCCGTATTCCAGTTTTAGCAGATAAGGAAAAATTGGTTCAAGACTTAACAGCAAAAGCAAAAGCATATGGTCTGTGTTATGAAGAATTTGACTATTTAGCACCATTATATGTGCCACTTGATAGTGAATTAGTAACAACCTTGCTAGAGGTTTACAGAGAAAAAACTGGTGATCAAAGTCCAGCGGTTTCATCTGGTGGTGCAACCTTTGCAAGAACAATGCCAAATTGTGTAGCTTTTGGAGCAATGTTCCCTGATTCAATTCAAACAGAACATCAAGAAAATGAAAATATCGTCTTAAAAGACGCCTATCGTGCTATGGAGATTTACGCAGAAGCTATCTACCGTTTAACACGATAA
- a CDS encoding LacI family DNA-binding transcriptional regulator, translating to MATIKEVAEEAGLSKSTVSRYISQKGYVSKEAQESIKAAIAKLHYSPNVLAQSLKTKKNQLVGLLLPDISNPFFPRLARGAEEYLQEKGYRVMLGNISDSEDLEEDYLKVLIQSNAAGIITTHDFTKKHPEIDIPVVVVDRVDEQTKYGVFSDNKTGGHLAAEIICQAGAKEVLLIRGPLDLANNLNERYQSSLAYLQKEDLLIHTSDSKSFKFDKIQSEARKNLNQWTKIDSIIAPSDVHAIAYLHELLARGVKVPEEVQVMGYDDILMSQFIYPSLSTIHQPSYRMGHYAAELIYKIANQIPVEENRIKLPVYYVERETVRRSYE from the coding sequence ATGGCAACCATTAAAGAGGTAGCAGAAGAAGCAGGTTTATCAAAATCAACAGTATCTCGCTACATTTCCCAAAAAGGCTATGTTTCAAAAGAAGCTCAGGAAAGTATTAAGGCTGCCATTGCCAAGTTACATTATAGCCCAAATGTACTTGCACAATCTCTTAAAACTAAAAAAAATCAATTGGTCGGTCTACTCCTACCAGATATTTCCAACCCTTTCTTTCCAAGGTTAGCTCGAGGAGCAGAAGAGTATCTGCAAGAAAAAGGCTACCGTGTTATGCTAGGAAATATATCAGATAGTGAAGATTTGGAAGAAGACTATCTCAAAGTGCTGATACAGAGTAACGCAGCTGGGATTATCACAACACATGATTTTACTAAAAAACATCCGGAAATTGATATTCCAGTGGTTGTTGTAGACCGTGTTGACGAGCAAACCAAATATGGCGTTTTTTCAGACAATAAAACAGGTGGTCATTTAGCTGCTGAAATTATTTGTCAAGCTGGTGCTAAGGAAGTTCTGTTAATTAGAGGACCACTCGATTTAGCTAATAATTTGAATGAGCGTTATCAATCCAGTTTAGCCTATCTTCAAAAAGAGGACTTGTTGATTCATACCAGCGATAGTAAGAGTTTCAAATTTGATAAGATTCAAAGCGAAGCCAGAAAAAACTTAAATCAGTGGACGAAAATTGACAGTATCATTGCTCCATCAGATGTGCATGCTATTGCATATTTACACGAGCTTTTAGCTCGTGGTGTTAAGGTGCCTGAGGAAGTTCAGGTTATGGGCTATGATGACATTTTAATGAGTCAGTTTATTTATCCTTCTTTGTCCACTATTCATCAACCATCTTATCGGATGGGGCACTATGCGGCAGAGTTGATTTATAAAATTGCGAATCAGATTCCGGTGGAAGAAAATCGGATTAAATTACCTGTTTATTATGTTGAACGTGAGACTGTAAGGAGGTCCTATGAGTAA